Genomic DNA from Euleptes europaea isolate rEulEur1 chromosome 14, rEulEur1.hap1, whole genome shotgun sequence:
TccaaagaaatggaaaagggagtggTTGAAGTGGAAAAGATAGAGCCAGAGGGGATGGGGCCAAATGGAAGAGGTGTGGTTAGAAGCCCAGGGCCCTTACAAACCTGGAACCGGCACCACCCGATAGGATTTGCCTCTGCTCAGAGTCCACTTTCTGAAGGGTACTAAAGATGTACCCTATTTACAAAGGCTGTTTGGTTCATTGCACTGATGTCTGAGTTATACCTCTGGTTGTAAGCTGTCAGATTTCAAGTTTATGATAAATTATGTCACCTTGAAAAATGTACTATCTTGGATATTTTTCTTGAAGCAATTTCATAACTGCCTGACAAGCCATAAGGGTTCTGCTGAGTTATCTGTGCCCTGGGAGCAGGAACTGAGAGAGATCCCTTAGTCTTTGCTTGATCTACCACTTCGGTTGGTACAACGAAGAAAAAGTTTTCTTATGCAATTATGTCTCCTCTGTGGTGCTTGTTGAATGATGCATTACTGATCTAGCTGATGGTGATGTGTGAAGAGAGAGGCCCATATGTTGTGATCTTGCAAAATGCTTTGAGGTTTTTGGTCTGAGGTGTCTTGGGGGTACCTTGAACTGTATAGGGGAATTCTCACATCCAGACCGGGCACATATTGATTTGAACACACTCTTGTATTAGGTGTCTTTAGACATTGCCTCAGCACTTACTTATTGTCACAACTGCATGGCTTATAGaaatatcaatatatttaattctcaatgtggccagatctatagacacttaaatccagagagTAGAGACATGAACagagaagacagatctttctacaaacctgaaaaaagcccctggtttatagaaaaatctgaaattaggAAAAAATGCATTGGCCAGTAAaacaatagaagcagtgcctgccTTTTAAAGTAGCGAGTGCCCTCTGAGATCTCAGTGACCATTGTGGAGATTGCTAGGCAATGTTGCCAGGCTTCAgactttggtttctgtcagtaaaaggcagagagggaggctctttccagggctgttttggcttcccagtccacctctgctcccctccctcctgccctggaaggaggactcattgggtacAGGCTCAGCAAGTGCCGGGCAACATGCTACCACTGCAACTCATGCTGGTGCAGTGGTGGAGACCAGACGACTTGATGCCACACAACTGGCCTGGGCCCAGCGGCAGTGACTTGGGTTCTCCCTTGTGCAGAGTACAGCTTCGAGTCACTCAAAGAAATTGACTGGAAGGAAGGTTCAACACAGACAAAAAGTAgaattctttacacaatgcataactCACTTTGGGAATTCCCATCTAATAAATGATTGCATTACCCTGTCACAAAGTGAGTGTGTTGGTGGGTGGGGGTGGCCAAACATAGATGACTTTCAAAGTTAGACTCATTCACAggggaccattggtctatcaaccACTACCAGTCATGACTGCTGGCTGGACCCCGCCCCCCAACACAGGAAGGGCTCTTCGTGTGTCAGtggtaagaacgtaagaacataagaaaagccctgctggatcagaccaaggtccatcaagtccagcagtctgttcacacagtggccaaccaggtgcctctaggaagcccacaaactagacgactgcagcagcaccatcctgcctgtgtttcacagcacccaaaataataggcatgctcctctgatactagagagaataggtatgcagcacggctagtatccattttaactaatagccatgaatacccctttcttccatgaatatgtccagtcccctcttaaagcctttaaAGAACTGAagtcatcttcagaggtcctgctttgagtgccccaccttctgagattacgCTGgtagcaacctgggagagggccttcccAGTAGGGGCACCAAAACTCAGGAGTTTTCTCCCCAGGGCGATCTGCCTGTTCCCTTCTGCCGTTTTCCACCAGCGgttgaagatttttttgttttgcttgacaTGCCTTCAGTGATTCTTCCTTCCTaatctatattttaactgttgcttttaatgttttgtacttATTTTAACCTTTAGTTTTTgacttgttttaattttgtatatgtgtgtAGTTTTAAGCTGATATTTTGATTTgtctgttttaatttgttagccgcccagaacactttcctgggactaagaTCCACAAAAAAAGCTGGGTGGGATTCTGagtagcagggttgccaaattATGTAAAGATGCTGCAATAAGCAAAGCTAAACACAAAAAAGCAGCACCAAGGCTCAATAAACTGGTATACAATATAAGAAGACCCAAACCAAGTACATAACAAACAAACAGTACAAAAACATATTATTCCAACAGTCCAAATACAAACAATTATAtattgtgctggtctatgactgtaacaATAAAACTACTACTAAACAATTATATATGCAAAAAACACATATAGTACATGAGGAAGTGCACAGACATGCTACCAAACGCAAAACAACAAAGGTAAGAAATGAGAGTCCAGCACAGAAAGGGTGCATGAGGAGATGCACAAAAACAACCTCCCAAGAAGGATCCACGAGCTGGACCCAATATGAACAAGAACAAAGACAAGAACGTGAATCCCAGATAATAGCgagtttcattttcttcttcagctTGTCACTGTGAGAGTCATGCAGTCTTCATTATTCATGCATGGGTAACATCAATTATAAAGTCCAAATGTGCAAAAGATGCTCAGATATGCATACAGACACGCATGCTTGGGAGAAGCGAACCTGAACCTATTATCCGGGATTCATGTTCTTGTCTTTGTTCTTACCTGCATTTTCAAAGTTTAGATAAAACAGCTCCCGTAAAACgctgggaaatgcagggggagagcgaggcgacctctgacagtcggaaacagaatgcataatcaaaacaaagacccgacatcatcggaggggtgacagcgagggaaacagccgtgcacaaAAGGCCAGTAGTAAACTGTTAGGATAGGGTGAGCAAACTGGACAATTACTGGATGCACATTCTAGCATCCACAGTTCTTTTCTTTTACTTTAGTTTCCCCAGTAACTTCTGAGTTGTGTTGTTTGGAGGCTGCCTACCTGTGGCCTGAACAAACAGAATTCCTGATAAAATAACCATCTCTGTGAGTACTGTGTTTTGGAAAGGGACAAGCGTAAGGGTGAGCTGTCTAAATATTACATTTGATAATAGGTCACATATTTTTAATTGAACTATTGATAAAAAATCAGTGGGCCTCCTTCACTGCTTTaacatatatatgtaaaaaacaTATTAATTTGATTCTCAACCACTTCCACTGCTGGATGGATACTGTTTACGGCATAGGCAATACTCATGTCCCAGGAATCAATAAAACCCACTCGGAGATCCTGAAAAATGACCCTCAGGGCCAGGTATTGGGTGTAGCCATGGATGTCACTGAATCGCTCTGGGTCTGCATCCATCTCCCGGATGTTCTCTGCTTTAATGAGGACCTTTGTGTCCGGGCTCCTCAGGAGGAGGCGCTGGACGGCTGCCCGAACGTTTAGCATCCGTCGAAGGAAAAGCTCCATGGGGAAGGGGCGGAAGTGATGGCCCAGAGAAATGACAACAGCCGTGTCTCGGTCGCCTGCCACCATGTCAAGGTCCTGAGGAACGTACCTGTGATCTTTCACTGTGTAATCATAGACAGTGATGATGGGATGGCCGTGCTTTTTCCATTGGATCTGAATGTTTCTGGCAGTATCCACAGCAAACAAGTTCTGGAGCTTCCCATGGCCATGCATGTCAAAGCGCTTTAGGGCTAACAAGGAAAGAGGCACAGAATCAACACAGGTTAATGCAAATGCAAATTCCGGGCATTCCCAAAGCCATGGACATCAAGATATTTAAGTGCTAAAGACACAAAATCAATTGAAATTCTTTACATCTTTGGCATTTGAGAAGTTGCTCCGCTACGTCTCGGTTGAATGGCTGGTGTTTGTTTTTGTATCTTAAGGAGTGCAGCTTGTTGCATGGAGGTGTCCATTTGCTACAAGACCccttcccataagaacataagaaaggccctgctggatcagacccaggcccatcaagtccagcagtctgttcacatagtggccaaccaggtgcctctaggaagccactaacaagacgagtgcagcagcaccgtcctgcctgggttccaccgcacccaaaaataataaacatgctcctctgatactaaaggtTTACATTTGGTTTCTATTTTGTATTATGTTGGTTGCAGTCATTTCTCTCCCCAAAGGGCAGTCCTGTTCTTCAGACTGAATCAGATCTGCAAGTGAGTCACACAGTCTGGAGGATAAAaaggcagtggggtggggggagggcagccAGGCCACCCtcaatggcaggagacctcctgacAGCAATACTTGTTTCCCGCCACTgctcagggtgggggtgggagaactTTTTTTAATAGCAGGCATTGCAAACCatgtggtgtcacttccagggaatacctggaactgatgtcacatcactctaggaatcgctggaaactctatggttttaccataaagtttctggtgactcctagagggacatgatgtcacttccagtttttcccaggagtacacacatgaacacacgaagctgccttatactgaaccagaccctcggtccatcaaagtcagtattgtccactcagaccggcagaggctctccagggtctcagacagaagcctttcatatcacctacttgcccagtccctttaactggagataactgggatcgaacctgggaccttctgaatgccaaacagaggctcttccactgagccacagcccctgtccaaTCATGGTGCACACACCCCAGTGCCCGCCCATGCCCCTGCCCCCCAGGGCCCACCACTTGTTGGGCATAGCCTGGTAACCCAATGTAGggagttcccttcccctcctctcaggGAGAAACAGCCCAGCCCAGCTCAAGGAGCTCAATATAGCCAGCTGCTTGTGGGGGGTTTGCCTTTCTGCAAGAGCttgaggaggaaggggaaacaaCACTCATCAGTTGAAAAGTCTCCTTCCCCAGCCAGAATGCTGCCAGAGCTGTCCCTTCCTTTCTGTATCATTTTAAGGAATGAACGGATGCAAACATTAACAAAATTGACTTGTTCCTTGGAGAACATGCAGGCCTCATTTTCCCAGCACTATCCCCACCTCTGAACTGGAGTGGCCAGGCCTTCTACTAGGGCAGGAGACCGCCCAACAGCAACCCTCTCTTCCTACCAATGCTAGCGTGgcaacagggggaaaaaataacccAAAAGTCACTGTTGGGCCaatggtatgatgtcacttccgggtgaaACCCAGAAGTAATATCAGTCCTCTCTTGgaatggaaactctatggttttaccaccgGGTTTCTGGCAATACCTAGAGAggtgtggcatcacttccaggttttccccaaaagtgacAACATGCCATAGTCACCAGTTCCCCCCATGTCCCCCCACTGTTCcccagctcctgctggtggccatacCATGTCCAGCATCCCTGCCCTGCGAACAGCCCTTGTGACCGTGAACGTGATGTTTGACATTTCAGCAAAGCCTGTAAATCCAGTCCTCCAAGGCAGGTACTTCTAATAATATTTTCAGTCATCTGATCCATTCCCATTGCTCTTATAGCCCATGTCAACACCACCCCAGTGGGCCTAAAATTGGTTTCCTAGCCTTAATCCATTGCAAGAAAGACTGGAAGGTGAATATTTAGGGTACAGAAAGGATTTTGGGTGCCAGCAAACGGGCAGCAATGTTAGGCAATTATGTTATATTATGGTGTTTCTCAGTGCGAGAACCTACTTCTCACTGTCATGGTGAGATACTCCATCCACTGGCGCAGAGTTGAATCTCCCATGAAGTAAATCAGCTTTCCTTTCAAGCAAGCGTTGATCTGATTCAAGGTGTGGAGCCTGGACATGGTGCAGGAAACCAGGTGCCATCGGCTCTGCCACATAAAGCCGCTAGGAGTCGGGGAGCTCATCCTAAGGGTGCATTTCCCTCTGGGAGTTGTCACGTTGCCTGGCAAAAGAAAACAAGCGACAAGCAGCTGTGAATTCTGGGACTGCTCCTCTTGGAGGGATTTGAGGGAGCAGACCATAgaaagctgctgtcagtctgagtagacaaaactgaccttgatggaccaagggcccgattaagtataaggcagctttatgtgttcatgtgtagagtTCCTTGCAAAGTACCCTGTACATGACTGGCACTGCATGAATAGCCCTAATTTCAGACAGTTCCTTCTTGGTGGCTTTTAGCAGCCGGAAGAAATAAGGGCCAGGTCTCCAGAGTCCTCTTCAAGATCAGGTCTATATCCAAGGAATCAATACATTTTTATCCCCACCCTTCCCTCAAAGACCTCGGGTCAGAGTACATGGCTCCTCAcagtcattttatcctcacaacaaccctgtaagctaagtgaggctgagagtgtctgactggcccaaggtcacctattgaacttccgtggcagaggggggatttgaacctggatctcccagattcttataaccactacaccatactgataCATGTGTgagagcagtgtggtgtagtcattagagtgtcagactagtacctgggagacccaggttcaaatccccacttggccatgcaagcttgctgggtgaccttgggccagtcacactccctcagtctaatctacctcacagggctgttgggggagaaagacaggctatACATGTAGTCAATAATAAAAAGGTATGGAACATCACCACAAAATGCATGTATTATAGAAGCCATGTGGAACCTCAGTGTTCCAGAAAAGCATGCCACTGAATGCCAGTTACTGGGGTAAATTATTCTCTTTATGCCCTGCTGGTGAGCTTTCTAGAGACATCTTGTACTGAAAACAAGATGATGAATTAGGTGGAGCTGGGACCTGACcctttggtctggtccagcaaagCTTGTATTCTTATGGTCAAAGAATTCTGGCAATCTTTACTCAAAAATGTGCCTTGATTCCCCTAAAATCTAGAAAGTACAACTTTGCATTCTGATCTTGTTCCTGTTGTTGGGTCTCTGCATCTCACTCCTAAACTAGAAATACACCCCCCACAATCCAAATTTCTACTGCAGTCTCAATGTTACGATGAGAACCAGATAGGACCACCTACTTTGGCAGGGTACCACACGAATGGCCCCAAACATCTGAGGGATCTCAACACCAATGTTGGACCTGCAAAACACAGAAAAGGGCTTTTAGTCACCAGAAGGAAAAAGCTGGCAGAACTGGTCAATGATCATGTGtgctttgggtagggttgccaactttagcTTGGAAACTTCCTGGAATTTGAggaatggtgcctggggaggggagggagctcagcagggatacgATTCCATACTGCCCATCCCGTTtctgtttcctccaggtgaactccagtctgtagatctgttgtaattattggggggggggattccagccCCCCCTGGAGATTGGTAAGCCTAGCTTTTGGTTTTCTTACACCTCTTTTGTATGTAGAGCAACTAATGTTGGGACCAGCTGCTGGACTAGGTGGGTCTCTTTGTCTGATCTTACAAggcttcttttatttatttacttatctaCTTATTTATTCACAGTTTAGGTTGCCTGCCTTTCCCTACAGATCAGGCTATGTGAGGTTTGCAAATGTATGCTTCAAaagcataagaacgtaagaaaagccctgctggatcagaccaaggcctatcaagtccagcagtctgctcacacagtggccaaccaggtgactctaggaagcccacaaactagacgactgcagcagcattctcctgactgtgttcctcagcacccaagataataggcatgctcctctgatcctggagagaacaggtatgcatcatgactagtatccattttaattaatagccatgaatacccctttcttctatgaacatgtccactcccctcttcaagccttccaagctggcagccatcaccacatcctggggcagggagttccgcaatttaactctgcgttgtgtggaaaaaatacttccttttatctgttttgaatctctcaccctccaggtttagcagatgaccctgtgttctagtattatgggggagggagaaaaacctctccctgtccactctctccaaaccatgcataattttatagacctctatcatgtctccccttcactgttttctttccaagctaaacagccctcagcaCCAGTCAAATGTTCTTCTGTGATGCTTGTACTGAACACAGGGGAAAGTCAATGGAAATGGTCCAAGTTTGACTATGAAGCCAGTTAAATTGGCATCAAGCCAGGTGAAATAAATCTAAAGCCTTGCCCATATGGAATGTAATATTTATGCATTTCATTTAGTTTAAGGCCTTCTGAATACAATAGGGTCAGGAGGGCATATGATATCTTCCCTCAAAGAGCTTGCAAACGAAATGTGTTGTTCAAGGATGTTTCAGGTGTGGCCGTTTCAGGTGTGCAACCACATCCCCACAGTCATCCTGTGGCTAACCTCCTCCCTTTAGCTGGAAACTATGGGGGGAACTTCAGGTTTTGTGAAGCATATGAGACTAGATCTCTGAATGTTTCATTGACTCTAGAAACACCCTACCCGCCCCCCAAACTTGGAccatgaattggggggggggctttatcctTTTTATCCCACAGTGCTTCCCTCACAGAAATCCTACCGCCAAAAACGATGGCTCCATTGGGAAAAAAACAGGTACTCatattatgagagccagcgtggcggagtggttaagatgtcagactgggacctgggaaacccaggttcgaatccccactctgcagtggaaacttgctgggtgaccttgggccagtcacacactcaaccctggcaggtatttggatgggagacctccaaggaataccaggggcatgacgcagaggcaaaccacctctgaacatctcttgccttgaaaaccctacagggttaccataagtcagctgtaacttgacagcactttactctctctctctctctctctctctcacacacacacacacacacacacatattgtatgtgtcctcccacacacacacatactatgtTAATAGCAGTTTTGGGAGACAATTTCTATCAAGGAAAAGGTATGGAAAACAAAGAGTTAACCTTCTAGTTGCTTTCTACATGAAAGACACTTCTACATGGAAGACAATAAAATGTTCTCTCGGGGATGGTCAGGTCAGAGAAAAGGCAACTCTACTCTAGACCCATTTCCTAAAGTAACTGGAGGCATTCCCAAGCACTCATCCGTCTCAGACATTTTGATGGCCTCTGCTTGGCCCAGGAGCAAATCTAGAGCTAAGTACTGTCCTTAACCGAAACATTTGTAGATTAGACAGGAAAATCAATACCTGTTGAAAAGACTCTTTTCCAAGGCCGTGAGGTAGGACACTGGTTTGTTGTTGGACCTCTGGTAGGTGAAAGCTTCACACGGCACGTGCTTCGGTTTAACACAGTAGAAAGCCTCTTGGTCTCTCTCAACGAGATACTCACACAGCTCTGCCTTGGTGGTGACGTTAAAGCCACATTCGGTGAAGACGTCTGAGGTTCCATTGAGAAATTTGCCAGTGAAGGCTATTTTTTCATACCCCTTCTTTCTGGCTGCCCACATGGCAGAAACTCCTTCACTGGGGTGGATGAGCAAGATGGAAACTTTGACGTCCCCCTCCCAAAATAGGGTAAAATTGACCAGGTATGTCCCATTCCGGTAGTCTTCTACATGTCCAGAAGCCCCAGCTTTAAGACCGGATGAATAGACCCTGGCTCTGAGGAAGTCCCCTCCAtactccttcctcttccccaaaTGATCGTACATGTCCAGTCGAACCATCAAGTGGTCTCCAAGGCAGTAAGAGTCCTTGCGACTGAGTAGGGTGGCCTTGCTGTTCTTAGCGCTTGTGGTGGTTTTCACTTCCCTGAACGTGACACTGGGCATCTGCTGGTCCAGCTCCTTGAGGATCGCTTCCATTTCTTGTTCCATTTTAATCCGCCCAATCCTAGACCTGCATGGGGCACCATCGTTCATCTGCCATGTTCTGTGGCTGACATCTTTGGATGGAAAGATTTTCATCAAAAATCTGAATAATAATGCTGTTTAAAAAACAGATGTGGGCCATGGAAAAAGACTGCCTGCATCTGATTAAGAAATTGTTTCTCCTTCTATACTGATACACACTACCACAACTTCAATGGTGGATTACTATAgcatgctctacatggggctgctcttgaagacaactcagaaatTTCAGCAAGTGCAAAGGACATGAAGTGGTAGCTTTGATATCACTcctcttgctgagtttgcaagttggCTGAGAGTTCACACACTTCTCAACTGTCAGTGAGCTCTGTTCTTAGAGCTACCTTTATCTTGGACAATTAGTTGAAACAGCTACAGAAAGgcaaattgctttttaatagtggttaagagttgagactggccttcttatcttgctgtATCAGATGTAACTCATATGCACATGCTGATTGGTTTATTTGCATTTCTGCTGCTTATCTCATATTTAGTGATAACCAATCAGATACCTAGATATGATCATTATTATATATCGATcaaattatatattattatatatataatcgATCACATTTAGAGACATATAAGAtcgatatttttctataaatatgtaCTCCTGGGACCAGCAAATTAGATTTATCTgactggaagtctcagaagaagaatagGTGAGATCTCTAGGTGAGATTTTTTGGGTAATTAGGgatgataatccctaaaagcagtgagacaaaaacCAGATTTGCTTTTTCAAACGATTACTTGCTGTAATATGATTATGCAGTGCTAGGAACTTAAATCATTTTAGcatttgtcttcacaacaattGTAGGTTTAACTTTTTCATGCCTATGcttttttctgtcttgctcaataaaaacattttttcttcttttctcaataaaatgtaaaagtttctacaggtgttctgtctggtttgctggttaagAGTTCAGACAACCGAACCGGACTCCCGACTCTTTTTATCATCAGAGTTAAAAGTTGTAAATCTCCTTTAATAAGATAAATACCTGGAGAACTTGGCTGCTAATCAGTTTGGCACAGGCAAAGCCTTAAAAATTGTTTAGTACAGATCTTCTCAtaagatggggaggggaaatcatTACAGACAGGAGCCACTCTGCTTGCAAGCAACTTTGAGTATATAAACCATTGGGAAAAAATTGTTTTGGCACCCATTTTCTTTCCAGGTTCACTTAAAAATGTTTCttgttacctttaaagcccttctcaGTTTAGGGCCAAATTATCTGAGAGGGTGCCTTCCTGGAATAAACTCAAGCACATACTAAGCCCAACCATCTCTCCTGACCGTTCCTTCATCTTCAGTttagttgggtttgggtttttgttttgtttttttgctatttttatacttgggttttgttttgtttttgaaaagtccATTCATAAAACTTTTATTCCACTTATATCAACTTAATACACATTTTCTTAACAGTTACGCTTAGATTGTTCATGAATTTTTTTTCAGGAGACATTAAACAAAGCTAGCCATCTTCTCAAGTTATTTCCCTGTTAACTATTTCTACAGCACATGCATGTTAggcaaagtgtttttaaaaaatcacaaaaacaaaaccctaaaaaAGTTAAATACATGGGTTTTTGTTTTACTGCTGTGCTCGATATACAGAACTTGTCCGCACCATGGTAAAAGATGTCCTAGAAACTGATTAACTGTTTTTATCGCTGTATAGGTTTTTTTCTGATTCAACGTTGTAAAGTTTACTCGAAAACGTTGTGGAGACAAAAGGGGGGGCGGGAATGGTGTGGACATACAAACATAAGTCGTTTCATTAAACGTCTCACAAACGTTTCATCCTTTAGTGCGGAAATGCCCACAGTGTAATTATGGATATCAAGCATTTCATTTTTACTGCATCTTTACTTGTTCTTAGGCTGCCTAAACcatttaaatacaaataaattgtgtagcaaaaataatgaaattaaacaaataaaacattaaacaaaGCTAGCCATCATCTCAAGTTATTTCCCAGTTAACTATTTCTATAGCACATGCATGTTAggcaaagtattttttaaaaaatcacaaaattcGGCTTTGAAGCACCCACATTTATTGCACCTGTATGGCTT
This window encodes:
- the LOC130487346 gene encoding NXPE family member 4-like, which produces MNDGAPCRSRIGRIKMEQEMEAILKELDQQMPSVTFREVKTTTSAKNSKATLLSRKDSYCLGDHLMVRLDMYDHLGKRKEYGGDFLRARVYSSGLKAGASGHVEDYRNGTYLVNFTLFWEGDVKVSILLIHPSEGVSAMWAARKKGYEKIAFTGKFLNGTSDVFTECGFNVTTKAELCEYLVERDQEAFYCVKPKHVPCEAFTYQRSNNKPVSYLTALEKSLFNRSNIGVEIPQMFGAIRVVPCQSNVTTPRGKCTLRMSSPTPSGFMWQSRWHLVSCTMSRLHTLNQINACLKGKLIYFMGDSTLRQWMEYLTMTVRTLKRFDMHGHGKLQNLFAVDTARNIQIQWKKHGHPIITVYDYTVKDHRYVPQDLDMVAGDRDTAVVISLGHHFRPFPMELFLRRMLNVRAAVQRLLLRSPDTKVLIKAENIREMDADPERFSDIHGYTQYLALRVIFQDLRVGFIDSWDMSIAYAVNSIHPAVEVVENQINMFFTYIC